One segment of Streptomyces bathyalis DNA contains the following:
- a CDS encoding APC family permease — protein MNILRKMPVENVLERSRQNTLKRRLSAISLAGFGVGVIIGTGIFTLVGVEAKQHAGPAVVVSFVVAGVVAALAALCYAELASAVPTAGSAYTYAFATLGELFAWIIGWDLLLEFALGAAVVSRSWSGYVANLLHLPPEWFGEQATVNIGAVLIIAVLTVVAVAGIRESSRLTNALVVIKVSVCVLIVVAGLFFARGANLDPFVPPAQPAEATASVVDQPLIQALAGLEQSAFGFGGVLTAAAVVFFAYTGFEALANLGEETKEPKRDLPRGLLGSLAICTVLYVAVALVLTAVVDYRKIDEGAPIAAAFQSAGAPWVGALVGLGAITGLTSVMMVELVTLGRIGFAMSRDGLLPRRLSEVHPRWRTPHRMTIAIAVLIMLLAGFVPIAELADMVSIGALSGFLIVALAVPVLRRRNPELERPFRVPLSPVLPVITAAACLYLMANLDVFTWLRFGVWLALGLLIYLFYGRRHSVLAMRTEAKGDVKGGASGD, from the coding sequence ATGAACATCCTGCGCAAGATGCCCGTCGAGAACGTCCTCGAACGAAGCCGGCAGAACACGCTGAAACGCCGCCTGTCCGCGATATCCCTCGCGGGCTTCGGCGTCGGAGTCATCATCGGCACCGGCATCTTCACGCTGGTCGGCGTCGAGGCGAAGCAGCACGCGGGGCCCGCGGTCGTCGTGTCCTTCGTGGTCGCGGGCGTCGTCGCCGCTCTGGCGGCCCTGTGCTACGCCGAGCTCGCCTCCGCCGTCCCGACCGCGGGCAGTGCCTACACCTACGCTTTCGCCACTCTGGGAGAGCTGTTCGCCTGGATCATCGGCTGGGATCTGCTGCTCGAATTCGCGCTCGGCGCCGCCGTCGTCTCGCGCAGCTGGTCCGGCTACGTCGCCAATCTGCTGCACCTGCCGCCGGAGTGGTTCGGCGAGCAGGCCACGGTCAACATAGGCGCGGTGCTGATCATCGCGGTCCTCACCGTCGTAGCGGTCGCGGGCATCCGCGAGTCCTCGAGGCTCACCAACGCACTCGTCGTGATCAAGGTGTCCGTGTGCGTGCTGATCGTCGTCGCCGGCCTCTTCTTCGCGCGGGGAGCCAACCTCGACCCGTTCGTCCCGCCGGCGCAGCCCGCCGAGGCCACCGCGAGCGTCGTCGACCAGCCGCTGATCCAGGCCCTGGCGGGGCTGGAGCAGTCCGCCTTCGGATTCGGAGGCGTCCTCACGGCCGCGGCGGTCGTCTTCTTCGCCTACACCGGGTTCGAGGCGCTCGCCAATCTCGGCGAGGAGACCAAGGAGCCCAAGCGGGACCTGCCCCGGGGCCTTCTCGGCAGCCTCGCGATCTGCACGGTGCTCTACGTCGCCGTGGCGCTGGTGCTCACCGCCGTCGTCGACTACCGGAAGATCGACGAGGGCGCGCCGATCGCGGCGGCGTTCCAGTCGGCGGGAGCGCCCTGGGTCGGGGCGCTCGTGGGACTGGGCGCCATCACCGGTCTGACGTCGGTGATGATGGTCGAGCTCGTCACCCTCGGGCGGATCGGCTTCGCGATGAGCCGCGACGGCCTGCTGCCGCGCAGGCTCTCCGAGGTGCATCCGCGGTGGCGCACACCGCACCGGATGACCATCGCGATCGCCGTACTGATCATGCTGCTGGCCGGGTTCGTCCCGATCGCCGAACTCGCGGACATGGTCAGCATCGGCGCCCTGTCCGGATTCCTCATCGTCGCCCTGGCGGTGCCGGTGCTGCGGCGCCGCAACCCCGAGCTGGAGCGGCCGTTCCGCGTGCCGCTGTCGCCCGTGCTGCCGGTGATCACCGCTGCCGCATGCCTGTATCTGATGGCCAACCTCGACGTCTTCACGTGGCTGCGGTTCGGGGTGTGGCTGGCGCTGGGGCTGCTGATCTACCTCTTCTACGGACGCCGGCACTCCGTCCTGGCCATGCGGACCGAGGCGAAGGGCGACGTGAAGGGCGGGGCGTCAGGCGACTGA
- a CDS encoding sugar ABC transporter ATP-binding protein, translated as MTESETLLVSRGIRKRYSGVQALRGVDFDVRAGEVHALVGENGAGKSTLIKIISGAEAPDEGTVGVGGTTLSAGDTNSALAAGIATVYQEPQLFGELTVAENIFLGRELRRGVLIDWGGQRRRVSGLLERLGLDPALADERAADLPVAEQQLVSIAKAFAHEVRVLILDEPSAILTDQEVQTLFRVIDSVKAEGVGVIYISHRLDELVVVADRVTVLRDGEVVATRPARELTVRQTAELMVGHALDSRQITRDAPASDPVLEVRGLGSGGAFRDVDMVIDRGEVVGLYGLVGSGVNEVARALYGIDPADTGTVVVGGERRRLRSTQDAVRAGVAMLPANRKVQGVFASKSIGFNISIGHLPMLSKLGVAMDRRRERTVATEFLQRIAIKAPGVQTLVGTLSGGNQQKVVLARSLVERPDILVLEEPTQGVDVGAKDEIHDIVLSLADRGSAVLVVSSDLAELQRLADRVLVMREGEVAGEFARGASQADLLSAAAGGAEEESTELDAARAAITKEVP; from the coding sequence ATGACCGAGTCCGAGACGCTTCTGGTCTCCCGTGGGATACGCAAGCGCTACAGCGGTGTACAGGCCCTGCGCGGCGTGGACTTCGATGTGCGCGCGGGCGAGGTGCATGCCCTGGTCGGCGAGAACGGCGCCGGCAAGTCCACGCTCATCAAGATCATTTCAGGTGCGGAGGCCCCGGACGAGGGAACGGTCGGAGTCGGCGGCACGACGCTGTCGGCCGGTGACACGAACTCGGCACTCGCCGCCGGGATCGCGACCGTCTACCAGGAACCGCAGCTGTTCGGCGAGTTGACGGTCGCGGAGAACATCTTCCTCGGCCGGGAGCTGAGACGAGGTGTCCTCATCGACTGGGGCGGACAGCGCCGGCGCGTCTCCGGACTGCTCGAACGCCTCGGCCTCGATCCGGCGCTCGCGGACGAACGCGCCGCGGACCTGCCCGTGGCCGAGCAGCAACTGGTGTCCATAGCCAAGGCGTTCGCACACGAGGTGCGCGTCCTCATCCTCGACGAGCCGTCGGCGATCCTCACCGACCAGGAGGTGCAGACACTCTTCCGCGTCATCGACTCGGTGAAGGCGGAGGGTGTCGGCGTGATCTACATCAGCCACCGCCTCGACGAACTCGTCGTGGTCGCCGACCGCGTGACCGTGCTCCGCGACGGTGAGGTCGTCGCCACCCGGCCCGCGCGGGAGCTGACCGTCCGGCAGACAGCCGAGCTGATGGTCGGGCACGCCCTGGACTCCCGGCAGATCACCAGGGACGCCCCTGCCTCCGATCCCGTGCTCGAAGTGCGCGGACTGGGCAGCGGCGGTGCCTTCCGCGACGTGGACATGGTGATCGACCGCGGTGAGGTCGTCGGCCTGTACGGGCTGGTCGGCTCCGGCGTGAACGAGGTGGCACGGGCCCTCTACGGGATCGATCCGGCGGACACCGGCACGGTCGTCGTCGGCGGCGAGCGGCGGCGGTTGCGCAGCACCCAGGACGCCGTGCGCGCGGGTGTCGCGATGCTGCCGGCGAACCGCAAGGTCCAGGGCGTCTTCGCGTCCAAGTCGATCGGCTTCAACATCTCGATAGGGCACCTGCCGATGCTGAGCAAGCTCGGCGTGGCGATGGACCGCCGCCGTGAGAGGACCGTCGCGACGGAATTCCTCCAGCGCATCGCGATCAAGGCCCCCGGGGTGCAGACGCTGGTGGGAACGCTCTCCGGCGGCAACCAGCAGAAGGTCGTCCTGGCACGGTCGCTCGTCGAACGGCCGGACATCCTCGTGCTGGAGGAGCCCACCCAGGGCGTGGACGTCGGGGCGAAGGACGAGATCCACGACATCGTGCTCTCCCTCGCCGACCGGGGCAGCGCGGTGCTCGTCGTCTCCTCCGACCTGGCCGAACTCCAGCGCCTGGCCGACCGGGTGCTGGTGATGCGGGAGGGAGAAGTGGCCGGTGAGTTCGCCCGCGGCGCCTCGCAGGCGGACCTGCTGTCCGCGGCGGCCGGCGGTGCCGAGGAGGAGTCGACGGAACTGGACGCCGCGAGGGCGGCCATCACCAAGGAGGTGCCCTGA
- a CDS encoding TIGR03620 family F420-dependent LLM class oxidoreductase, translating into MTTNEHPGHTQRFGRIGVWNTALGSTSPSRRTEIEETAAELEELGFGALWIGGSPAPEQAEPLLAATSTVTVGTSIMNIWQHTAEEAATQHARLNMAHGGRFVLGMGVSHAEAAKDDATRDELRRRPYSAMRTYLDGLDAASQPVPAGERALAALGPKMLELSRDRALGALPYLVTAEHTARAREVLGTDALLAPELKVVLDADRDRARARARDYLQRYLALANYRNSWLRMGFGEDDLADGGSDRLLDAVYAFGDAEAVRTRVGTFFDAGADHVALQVVTEDTFNALPLPQWRTLAEALLPG; encoded by the coding sequence ATGACGACGAACGAACACCCCGGGCACACCCAGCGGTTCGGCCGGATCGGCGTGTGGAACACGGCACTGGGCTCGACAAGCCCCTCACGCCGCACGGAAATCGAGGAAACGGCAGCGGAACTCGAGGAGTTGGGCTTCGGCGCCCTCTGGATCGGCGGCAGTCCGGCTCCGGAGCAGGCCGAGCCCCTGCTGGCCGCCACATCGACGGTCACCGTCGGCACCAGCATCATGAACATCTGGCAGCACACGGCGGAGGAAGCCGCGACCCAGCACGCCCGGCTCAACATGGCGCACGGCGGCCGCTTCGTGCTCGGAATGGGCGTCAGCCATGCCGAGGCCGCGAAGGATGACGCCACACGGGACGAGCTGCGCCGGCGCCCGTACAGCGCGATGCGCACGTATCTCGACGGGCTGGACGCCGCATCGCAGCCCGTACCGGCAGGCGAGCGTGCCCTGGCGGCCCTGGGCCCGAAGATGCTGGAACTCTCGCGGGACCGAGCCCTGGGGGCTCTGCCGTATCTGGTGACGGCGGAGCACACCGCCCGGGCCCGTGAGGTGCTCGGCACGGACGCGCTGCTCGCCCCCGAGCTCAAGGTCGTCCTCGACGCCGACCGGGATCGGGCCCGCGCGAGGGCCCGCGACTACCTGCAGCGCTACCTGGCCCTGGCCAACTACCGCAACAGCTGGCTGCGCATGGGCTTCGGCGAGGACGACCTGGCGGACGGGGGCAGCGACCGTTTGCTGGACGCGGTCTACGCCTTCGGTGATGCGGAGGCCGTACGGACCCGTGTCGGGACGTTCTTCGACGCGGGCGCCGATCACGTGGCTCTTCAGGTGGTCACCGAGGACACGTTCAACGCGCTGCCGCTCCCCCAGTGGCGCACGCTCGCGGAAGCACTGCTGCCGGGCTGA
- a CDS encoding DeoR/GlpR family DNA-binding transcription regulator codes for MPGIAEHERQQEVLRLLEGTGRVSVPELAERLGVSVVTVRKDLDALERRRILRRVRGGAVAVRGADEGAFEMRVRYRVPEKQAIARAAAELVNDGDAIVLDCSTTCYHLAREIRDRGGLIVVTNGLRAAEVLSESDATVVMPGGTLRRSSWSLVGDIGEAFSGRGRVARGFFGVRSLSPELGLMELSAEETEAKRMLVSLCHEVYGLFDSSKVGRFALHPFVGSEHVTGLITDADASDELVGRWREVGVPVRRAAVSAEGAT; via the coding sequence ATGCCGGGTATCGCAGAGCACGAGCGCCAGCAGGAGGTGCTGCGGCTGCTCGAGGGGACGGGACGGGTGAGCGTCCCGGAACTGGCCGAGCGCCTGGGCGTCTCCGTGGTGACGGTGCGCAAGGACCTCGACGCTCTGGAGCGGCGCAGGATCCTGCGCAGGGTCCGCGGTGGCGCGGTGGCCGTCCGGGGCGCCGACGAGGGTGCCTTCGAGATGCGGGTGCGCTACCGGGTGCCGGAGAAGCAGGCGATCGCACGGGCCGCGGCAGAACTGGTCAACGACGGCGACGCAATCGTCCTGGACTGCAGCACGACCTGCTACCACCTGGCCCGCGAGATCCGTGACCGCGGCGGCCTGATCGTCGTCACCAACGGGCTGCGCGCGGCGGAGGTGCTCAGCGAGTCCGACGCCACGGTGGTGATGCCGGGCGGCACGCTCCGCAGGTCCTCGTGGTCGCTGGTCGGCGACATCGGCGAGGCGTTCAGCGGCCGGGGCCGGGTCGCCCGGGGGTTCTTCGGAGTGCGCTCCCTCTCGCCCGAACTCGGGTTGATGGAGCTGTCCGCCGAGGAGACCGAGGCCAAGCGCATGCTCGTGTCGCTCTGCCACGAGGTGTACGGCCTCTTCGACTCCAGCAAGGTCGGCAGGTTCGCCCTGCACCCCTTCGTCGGCTCCGAGCACGTCACGGGACTGATCACCGACGCGGACGCCTCCGATGAACTCGTCGGCCGGTGGCGCGAGGTGGGAGTGCCGGTGCGCCGTGCCGCCGTATCGGCGGAAGGCGCGACATGA
- a CDS encoding autoinducer 2 ABC transporter substrate-binding protein — MRISRGVAAGVVVALSASMTLAGCSKKNNGSGESGGDKPKVAFVPKVQGIPYFEAMNKGGKKAAKDLGAQWIYKGPTTADPGAQTDIVKSLLQQRVDVLAVAPNDPDSMPPILRDAKDQGVHPMTSDTDAPNSDREVFVNQATPEGISTALTDTLMKEMDGKGKYAIVSCGQTAENLNSWIKEQKKYTKKKYPKAEIVDIVYAGEDEAKAVSMAKDLMNAHPDLKGLVGECTTSAPGVAKAVREAGKTGKVATTGVGTPKSMKPYLEDGSSAGSVLWDVEELGYLTVWAGKQLSEGKSFKKTNKVNDKLPAVKYFPDRKELLLGEPLRITKDNVDDYDY, encoded by the coding sequence ATGCGTATTTCGCGAGGTGTCGCCGCGGGTGTCGTGGTGGCCTTGTCGGCGTCGATGACGCTGGCAGGGTGCAGCAAGAAGAACAACGGGTCCGGGGAGTCGGGCGGTGACAAGCCGAAGGTCGCGTTCGTGCCCAAGGTCCAGGGCATTCCGTACTTCGAGGCCATGAACAAGGGCGGCAAGAAGGCGGCGAAGGACCTGGGCGCCCAGTGGATCTACAAGGGGCCCACCACGGCCGATCCGGGTGCGCAGACCGACATCGTCAAGTCGCTTCTCCAGCAGCGCGTCGACGTGCTCGCCGTGGCGCCCAACGACCCCGACTCCATGCCGCCGATCCTGCGCGACGCCAAGGACCAGGGCGTCCACCCGATGACGTCCGACACCGACGCCCCCAACTCCGACCGCGAGGTCTTCGTCAACCAGGCCACCCCGGAAGGCATCAGCACGGCGCTGACCGACACGCTGATGAAGGAGATGGACGGCAAGGGCAAGTACGCGATCGTCTCCTGCGGGCAGACGGCGGAGAACCTCAACTCCTGGATCAAGGAGCAGAAGAAGTACACGAAGAAGAAGTACCCGAAGGCGGAGATCGTCGACATCGTGTACGCGGGCGAGGACGAGGCCAAGGCCGTGTCCATGGCCAAGGACCTGATGAACGCCCACCCGGACCTGAAGGGCCTCGTCGGCGAGTGCACCACCTCGGCGCCCGGTGTGGCCAAGGCCGTGCGTGAGGCCGGCAAGACCGGAAAGGTCGCCACCACCGGCGTCGGCACCCCGAAGTCGATGAAGCCCTACCTGGAGGACGGATCGTCCGCGGGCTCGGTCCTGTGGGACGTCGAGGAGCTGGGCTATCTGACGGTGTGGGCCGGCAAGCAGCTCAGCGAGGGCAAGTCGTTCAAGAAGACGAACAAGGTCAACGACAAGCTCCCGGCCGTGAAGTACTTCCCGGACCGCAAGGAACTGCTCCTCGGTGAGCCGCTGCGCATCACCAAGGACAACGTGGACGACTACGACTACTGA
- a CDS encoding DUF2238 domain-containing protein, with the protein MTLMTSSASSNPPGSSTSSDSAVESGSAGPSAGSRGRFSLPAVLVIVVAAALIVSGIDPYDRATWLMETFWIILGLPLAVLVWRRFPLTGLLCCLLALHALILVHGGQYTYARTPVGEWLRDWFGLARNPYDRVGHFAQGFVPAVLVREIMVRRSPLSGSRWLAPMVVCGCVAFSAFFEMIEWWAALIGGSAADDFLATQGDVWDTQWDMFLALVGATSALLLLSRVHDRQLAGLQRQFAAAGPECPPSLSGAPGGPGPAGRGR; encoded by the coding sequence ATGACTCTGATGACCTCGTCCGCCTCGTCCAACCCGCCCGGATCGTCCACTTCGTCCGATTCGGCCGTGGAATCCGGCTCAGCCGGCCCGTCCGCGGGCTCACGCGGCCGCTTCTCCCTGCCCGCCGTGCTGGTGATCGTGGTGGCGGCAGCGCTGATCGTGTCGGGCATCGATCCGTACGACCGTGCCACCTGGCTGATGGAGACGTTCTGGATCATCCTCGGGCTGCCGCTCGCCGTGCTGGTGTGGCGCCGCTTCCCGCTGACGGGGCTGCTGTGCTGTCTGCTCGCCCTGCACGCCCTGATCCTGGTTCACGGCGGCCAGTACACGTATGCGCGGACTCCCGTGGGCGAGTGGCTGCGGGACTGGTTCGGGCTGGCCCGCAATCCCTACGACAGGGTGGGCCACTTCGCGCAGGGGTTCGTTCCCGCGGTGCTCGTGAGGGAGATCATGGTCCGGCGCTCGCCGCTGAGCGGCAGCCGCTGGCTGGCACCGATGGTCGTGTGCGGCTGTGTGGCCTTCAGCGCCTTCTTCGAGATGATCGAGTGGTGGGCTGCGCTGATCGGGGGTTCGGCAGCGGACGACTTCCTCGCCACACAGGGCGACGTGTGGGACACCCAGTGGGACATGTTCCTCGCCCTCGTCGGCGCGACGTCGGCGCTGCTTCTCCTCAGCAGGGTGCACGACCGGCAACTCGCCGGCCTCCAGAGGCAGTTCGCCGCTGCCGGTCCGGAATGTCCCCCGTCGCTCAGCGGGGCTCCCGGTGGGCCGGGCCCTGCTGGCCGTGGTCGGTGA